CTGCCAGGTAGCTGGTGGGAAACTAGGTCGTCGCAAGGACTTTTTTTTAAAGAAAACCCGTACAATTAAGTTTGTACGGGTTTTCTTGCGTGTGGTGATATGTTCCATATTTTAACTAAATTAAAAAAAACAACACCAACGTGTAATAAAGGCTTTTATTATTGACTCTTTTATTTGTGGTAGATTGTTTTTATGTGTATGATCAGCTAGTTGTCAAAGGAACAACAAGGGGACGTTATGGTTAAAAAGATAATCGAGTGCACTACTCGGCCTACGAAAGTTCTTATAGTTGAAGACAGTATGACTTTTGCAGGTATTCTCAAAAGATGCATAAAATCTAGCCTAGATGTTGAAAGTTTAGTTTTCGTCGATTACGCTAGTACTGAAGAATATCTAAATAATAACGAATGTGAATTTTTTGCAGCCTTGCTCGATATAAATCTACCTGATGCTCCTAACGGAGAGGTTGTGGATCTTGTCGTGGGCAAGAAGATACCTTCTATAGTTTTTACAGGTGAGCTTAGTGACGATCTACGAGATATTATGTGGGCCAAACGTATAGTTGACTATGTACCCAAAGAAAACTTCGGAAACATTGAGCATGTCATAAATTTAGTGGACAGGCTTAGAAAGAATATAAATACTAAGGTTCTTGTCGTAGATGATTCCAGTACTAGTCGAAATCTTTGCCGAGCCTTACTCGATGTATGCAACTTTCAGGTAATAGAAGCTGTGAATGGGCAAGAAGGTTTAGATCTTGTTAATTCTGATGATGAGATCCGTCTTGTTATTGCTGACCATTATATGCCTGTAATGGATGGCTTGACTCTTGTAAAAGAAATTCGGCGTAAATTTTCCAAATCTCGTCTTCCTATAATCGGATTATCCGGGGTCGGAGGAGCAACTACTTCTGCTTATTTTTTGAAAGCCGGGGCTAATGATTATATTCATAAGCCGTTTCTTACCGAAGAATTTTACTGTAGAGTTTCACATAACATTGAAAACTCTGAGTATATCACCACTATTAAAAAAATGTCTGATAATGACTATCTTACAGGTATTTATAATAGGCGCTCATTTTTTAAATATGGTGAAAAACTTTTCTCTCAGCAGCAGCGCAGTGGTGCTACTTTAGTCGCTGCCATGATCGACATTGATGAATTCAAAGCCTGTAATGACAAGTATGGACATATTATTGGAGATGAAGTCATTAAGGTTGTTGCTGATTTGCTGAACAATCGTTTTCGCAAGGGTGATGTTGTGTCTCGCTTCGGGGGTGAGGAATTTTGTGTGCTGTGCGCTGATATGAAGGCTGATGAAATCCAACAGGTTTTTGAAAGCGTGAGGGATGACATTGAGAAGCGGACCATCGTAGTGGGTAAGCATGAGATTCTTTTAACAGTAAGTATTGGTGTTTGTGCCAAGACTATGTCTTCTCTAGATGAGATGATCGAAGTTTCTGATAAAAAATTATATGAAGCCAAAAATAAAGGACGTAATCAGGTCTGTTACAGCGCTTAAGTCTACTTGATTTTAATAATATTTTTATAGTTGTTGACAGAGTGATGCGCTTTCTATAGTTATTGCTCTCTTGCTTCAGCAGGATGCGCTCTTTAAGAAAAACACCTTCAAGGTGATTACAAATATTTTTGATATTTGTCCTTGTGACCATTGAGGAGGGGCCACACCCGATCCCATTCCGAACTCGGAAGTTAAGACCTCCATCGCCGATGATACTGCCAGGTAGCTGGTGGGAAACTAGGTCGTCGCAAGGACTTTTTTTTAAGAAAACCCGTACAATTAAGTTTGTACGGGTTTTCTTGTGTTGATAACATTTGTACTAAGTGAAACAACTTACAATCTGCTTTAATGTGCAGCTAGCTGTATTCCCGTGTGGTTACAGGTAGCACATCTTCTAACTATCGTTTCGTCCTCATATCTATAAATGTCATGCAGTGTTAACTTGTCACAGTTTGGGCAGGTTTTACCTGGCCCAGCTCCTACATCACTAACAGGCATTGTACCAGGCCATCCTATATAATTACATTCTGAGCACTCGTAGTAGCTTCCATTTTCATGGTATGTTTGTTCTTTACAGTTTGGACATTTGTTTCCCATTGCCATATTTAAGTTCTCCTTTTATCAAAATTACTAATGTAAGTTATTAAAAAACTACGATGCCATGCTCTGGCAATAAGTCTCTCAATACATAATGCCTGTGGTACGAAGCAGCCTTGTAAAAATTAAATACGTTAGACTTCAAAAGTTGAGTAGAATTAGCGCTGTTATCCAGTTTAGTTCTTTCTTTATTCCACGAATCACCTAGGTAGTTACGAAATGATTCACTTACCTCTGTGAAATTTGCACTTTCATTGGAAAATTTATCTTTCCAATTTTTAATCCTTTCGTCTTCATCTCCATTGAATTCAAGTATATCTTTTAGGGATGCTTTTATTTGAGTGAAATCTTTATGATTTCCAGCATAAAGCTCTGGTTTTATTATGCAAGATTCTCTGAACATTTTATAAAGAGCCTCACAACCGAGTAGAAAAGATTCGCTGTTTTTTCTATTGCTTGGCCGCCCGTCTTCAAAATTAAAGCTCCACTCAAGAAATGGAGCGTCTGGATATGTGTATACTCCACCGTGCCCTAAATCATTAGAGATGCACTCAGCTATTTGGCCTAAGGTTTTACCCAAACACCGTGAAACCGCTCTTCCAGCTCTAAGGCCTTGTTTCTTTAATTGAGATCTTTTAGAAATGCTTGTTATATATTTATCATTAGTAGATTTTGAAAGTTTAATGCTCTCTACGTCTATATCATTTTTATTTGAACTCAGCCCTGAAAATCCATAGTGAGAAAATGTGTCAGCATAAACATGTGCTGTGATTCCTAGAAGCTGTTTGTAAATATCATCATCATTATGATTTAAATGGTTCTGGACCATTTCCTTCGCAATATCGCTGTCTTGCTGACATTCAATTTTGCTCAAAAAATCTTCTCCACTTCCACCTGGCAAAAAATGAAATGGTATCCACACTTCACGTTGAAATCTAGGGAACATGTTTTTCCATGCTCCAAGTTTTCCGTGGGCAGTAGGTCTTGAATTTAGTGAACCTTTGTCTTCAAAATCTATTTTTTTTATTGTGGAGTTATCATCAACAAACTGAGCGGCCGAAGCAATAACCTGCGCATCTTCAGGTTTTATTCCTGCTGCACGTGCAATTGCATAAGTACCAAAGTAGTGCATGTCTTTTTGCATATTGTATCTCCTGTTTTATTTTGTATAATAAAAATAAATCGAATATATTATATGCCAATAGATATTGATGGTCGTGTTTGTATATGTTTTGTACTATGCTGAAATGATGTGATATTTATATTTAAATAAATTTAGGTGGGAATATCTTTATCTGGATAATTCAGCTTGGAAAATACGAAGTATTTCGTATGAGTAGTTTCCGTATAAAGCATTAAAAATAGGATTAAGCTGCATGAATCCTTCTTCTTTATAAAATGAGATTGTGTCTTTTAAGCACTCAATTTCAGCT
This window of the Maridesulfovibrio frigidus DSM 17176 genome carries:
- a CDS encoding DUF6765 family protein; protein product: MQKDMHYFGTYAIARAAGIKPEDAQVIASAAQFVDDNSTIKKIDFEDKGSLNSRPTAHGKLGAWKNMFPRFQREVWIPFHFLPGGSGEDFLSKIECQQDSDIAKEMVQNHLNHNDDDIYKQLLGITAHVYADTFSHYGFSGLSSNKNDIDVESIKLSKSTNDKYITSISKRSQLKKQGLRAGRAVSRCLGKTLGQIAECISNDLGHGGVYTYPDAPFLEWSFNFEDGRPSNRKNSESFLLGCEALYKMFRESCIIKPELYAGNHKDFTQIKASLKDILEFNGDEDERIKNWKDKFSNESANFTEVSESFRNYLGDSWNKERTKLDNSANSTQLLKSNVFNFYKAASYHRHYVLRDLLPEHGIVVF
- a CDS encoding diguanylate cyclase, whose amino-acid sequence is MVKKIIECTTRPTKVLIVEDSMTFAGILKRCIKSSLDVESLVFVDYASTEEYLNNNECEFFAALLDINLPDAPNGEVVDLVVGKKIPSIVFTGELSDDLRDIMWAKRIVDYVPKENFGNIEHVINLVDRLRKNINTKVLVVDDSSTSRNLCRALLDVCNFQVIEAVNGQEGLDLVNSDDEIRLVIADHYMPVMDGLTLVKEIRRKFSKSRLPIIGLSGVGGATTSAYFLKAGANDYIHKPFLTEEFYCRVSHNIENSEYITTIKKMSDNDYLTGIYNRRSFFKYGEKLFSQQQRSGATLVAAMIDIDEFKACNDKYGHIIGDEVIKVVADLLNNRFRKGDVVSRFGGEEFCVLCADMKADEIQQVFESVRDDIEKRTIVVGKHEILLTVSIGVCAKTMSSLDEMIEVSDKKLYEAKNKGRNQVCYSA